A window of Halobellus sp. LT62 contains these coding sequences:
- a CDS encoding IclR family transcriptional regulator, with the protein MVEIRRPVQTTQTSIKILETLIEKNSSTIKELAEELEIAESTTHRHLTTLRNEDLVVKINDQYRAGLHLYYLGNKERKQRDLLSAGREVVENLSVQTRKTSWLYSLENDMCAPIYGSSNQTSKNHYSVIGQLTPLHSNAGGKAILSVLPDDRIDEILRDNRLQSSTEHTITSETRLRDEIEIIRDRGYAISEGEAVSGVNAIAAPIAVADEIGAVGFHSFDGAKHDDLSVFSEDVLEKAAEISISLQS; encoded by the coding sequence ATGGTCGAAATACGACGGCCGGTCCAAACAACACAGACATCAATCAAAATACTAGAAACGTTGATAGAAAAGAATAGCTCGACAATTAAAGAATTAGCAGAAGAATTAGAAATAGCCGAAAGTACCACGCATAGACATCTTACAACGTTACGCAATGAAGATCTGGTTGTAAAGATAAATGATCAATATCGTGCTGGTCTACATCTGTATTACTTGGGGAATAAAGAACGTAAGCAGCGAGATTTGCTTTCTGCAGGCCGAGAAGTTGTAGAAAACTTGTCAGTACAAACTAGAAAAACTTCATGGCTATATTCCTTAGAAAATGATATGTGTGCACCTATTTATGGATCATCTAATCAGACTTCGAAAAACCATTATTCTGTTATTGGTCAGCTCACGCCGCTTCATTCGAATGCTGGTGGGAAAGCAATATTGTCTGTACTTCCCGACGATCGCATCGACGAAATTCTCCGCGACAACAGGCTGCAATCAAGCACTGAACACACGATTACAAGTGAGACGAGGCTTCGAGACGAAATCGAAATCATCCGCGATCGGGGATATGCGATCTCGGAGGGTGAAGCAGTATCCGGAGTCAATGCAATCGCCGCTCCAATAGCAGTCGCTGATGAGATTGGTGCAGTGGGCTTCCACTCCTTCGATGGTGCTAAGCACGATGATCTCAGCGTGTTTTCTGAAGACGTCCTCGAAAAAGCGGCAGAGATCTCGATAAGTTTGCAGTCGTAA